A region of Carassius auratus strain Wakin chromosome 11, ASM336829v1, whole genome shotgun sequence DNA encodes the following proteins:
- the LOC113110560 gene encoding hyphal wall protein 2-like, with amino-acid sequence MTPPPPRFTDEDHPNYLLFYKSRLPRLHPSNLSTVSSTSNTETSLAVTSSTEIITDLVTDTSSLGTHDTHNSINPTDVESSSPLIYKTSTSLESTTLTHTTEHVLALAVTSSTAIITDLVTDTSSLSTHATHSSIDPTDVESSSSLIYKTSTSLESTTLTHTTEHALVFPLMTEGPEIKKYSNKKMLFLIAVVASGGGIVVTGLVGICLYRCTRKSKAERIWMEFVSKQLGHSLATASSYTTGEEDAGIYSTIDSLKPPSRPPGNSEESMPIKIELNQLYASILKNGRLK; translated from the exons atgacaccacctccaccaagatTTACAGATGAGGat CATCCAAATTACTTGCTTTTCTATAAGAGTCgacttcctcgtcttcatcctt CGAATTTGTCCACTGTGTCATCAACATCGAACACGGAAACTT CTTTGGCTGTAACATCCAGTACTGAAATCATAACAGATTTGGTAACCG ATACATCCAGTCTAGGTACCCATGACACCCATAATTCAATAAATCCTACAGATGTTGAGTCATCATCTCCtctgatttacaaaacttcaaCATCCTTGGAATCGACTACACTTACTCATACTACAGAACACGTATTAG CTTTGGCTGTAACATCCAGTACTGCAATCATAACAGATTTGGTAACCG ATACATCCAGTCTAAGTACCCATGCCACCCATAGTTCAATAGATCCTACAGATGTTGAGTCATCATCTTCtctgatttacaaaacttcaaCATCCTTGGAATCGACTACGCTTACTCATACTACAGAACACGCATTAG TTTTCCCCTTGATGACTGAAGGTCCTgaaatcaaaaagtactcaaataAAA AAATGCTTTTCTTAATTGCTGTGGTTGCAAGTGGTGGAGGAATTGTAGTGACTGGACTCGTGGGCATTTGTTTGTACAGATGCACAC GAAAGTCAAAGGCAGAGAG GATTTGGATGGAATTCGTCAGCAAACAACTGG GACATTCTTTAGCAACAGCCAGTTCATACACA ACTGGAGAGGAAGACGCAGGGATTTATTCAACCATCGACTCCTTGAAACCCCCCTCACGACCACCAG GAAACAGTGAAGAGTCAATGCCAATTAAG ATTGAACTGAATCAATTGTACGCCTCCATCCTCAAAAACGGCCGTCTCAAGTGA